Proteins encoded within one genomic window of Tigriopus californicus strain San Diego chromosome 12, Tcal_SD_v2.1, whole genome shotgun sequence:
- the LOC131891918 gene encoding uncharacterized protein LOC131891918 has protein sequence MLYARFITLVLLFRGQAAYIHDFMAFEQFWEQDGSGMDGSGMDGSGMDRSGFSIKEWPPFDDPSQTCDGTRDQVINITFTDITGCYQFQTPFFNDGGYLNSTAFVETNKFYICQFDNLFGDNDVMGTVTIFKEGFEFPKNGDCVDYFGIGVVDEIRDPDDFSNVVGFDMFCGTLSSDKERTFNSNFISFELFADRTISGNGAEVLLCFD, from the exons ATGTTATACGCAAGATTTATTACCCTTGTTTTGTTGTTCCGAGGCCAGGCTGCTTACATACATGACTTCATgg cttttgaacaattttgggAGCAAGATGGCTCTGGAATGGACGGCTCTGGGATGGACGGCTCTGGGATGGACAGGTCTGGGTTCAGCATTAAAGAATGGCCACCTTTCGATGATCCATCGCAAACTTGTGACGGAACCAGGGATCAAGTAATCAACATTACCTTCACGGACATCACTGGGTGCTACCAATTCCAAACGCCCTTTTTTAATGATGGCGGATATCTAAATTCGACTGCATTCGTTGAGACCAACAAATTTTACATTTGCCAATTTGATAATCTG TTTGGCGACAATGATGTTATGGGGACAGTGACCATTTTCAAAGAAGGTTTCGAGTTCCCAAAAAATGGCGATTGTGTCGATTATTTTGGAATCGGTGTTGTGGACGAAATCAGAGATCCCGATGATTTTAGCAACGTCGTGGGCTTTGACATGTTTTGCGGAACACTCTCTTCGGACAAAGAGCgaaccttcaattccaatttcatttcttttgaattgtttgCCGATAGGACAATCAGCGGTAATGGCGCAGAAGTTCTTTTGTGTTTTGATTGA